The following proteins are encoded in a genomic region of Cryptomeria japonica chromosome 11, Sugi_1.0, whole genome shotgun sequence:
- the LOC131860216 gene encoding uncharacterized mitochondrial protein AtMg00860-like, with product MESQSLYAKRSKCKFGMTEVLYLGHVISAQGVQVHQEKIQAILDWPPPKTLSELRGFFGLCSYYRRFVKGFSQLGAPLTDLTKKGSFHWHAQAQQSFDKLKEFMSTCPILAVPDFTHPFILECDASGEGIGVVLMQDPHPIAFESRKLLRVEWLYSIYDKEMLAIIHALTKFRQYLVGEKFVVRTDHNSL from the coding sequence atggaatcacaatcattGTATGCTAAGAGGTCCAAATGTAAATTTGGAATGACCGAGGTCCTGTACTTGGGTCACGTCATTAGCGCCCAGGGGGTACAAGTTCACCAGGAGAAGATTcaggccattttggattggcctccacccaagactctctCGGAGTTGCGTGGATTTTTTGGTTTGTGCAGTTATTACagaaggtttgtgaaaggattttcacaaCTTGGGGCACCACTGACCgatctgacaaagaaaggatccttccattggCACGCACAAGCGCAACAGTCCTTCGACAAATTAAAAGAATTTATGAGTACATGTCCCATTCTGGCAGTACCAGACTTCACTCACCCCTTCATCCTGGAGTGCGATGCATCGGGGGAAGGAATTGGAGTAGTATTGATGCAAGACCCTCACCCCATTGCATTCGAGAGTCGGAAGCTCTTGAGAGTTGAGTGGTTATATtccatctatgacaaggagatgctaGCCATCATACACGCACTGACGAAGTTCCGGCAATACCTCGTTGGAGAAAAGTTTGTTGTGAGAACAGACCATAATAGCTTGTGA